GGGCGCCAGGCCGGCAGCACCGGGGATACCGGGGgcgccggggacaccggggatgcCGGGGAGCGCtgtcccgcccccccccgcccggcgcggggccgcggcggccgtgACCCGCCCGGTGACCTTCatgcggcggcggggcggggcggcgcggggacggcggggcgggggcggcggggcggcggcgcggggctcaccggggcggcgcggggcggcggcggcggggccgcccgcggcgaGAGCAGGAGGCGGCCGTAGGGCCGCAGCGCCAGGCACCGCACCGCCGCCATGTCGCGAGGCCGCTGCTtcccggcgggcgccgcgcggaGGGCACGGggacgccgcggccccgccccgacGCCGCGCCGGAAGTgacgccgcgccccgccccggaAGTGGCGGCGGGGACCTGGGTGCGCCTGCCAGGGGCGGCCGGGCTGGAACACCCACTCCCGCCCTGGACGCCCCCCCACGGTCCCGGACCCACCACGGCCCGGgaccgcccctccccccccacggTTCAGACCCCCCACGGACCGGGATCCCCCCAGACCGGCCCCCCGGGCTGTGAGCCCCACGGCCTGGGGACCCCCACGGGCCGGATCCCCCCCAgaccgggccccccccccgggctgggtgCCCTACAGACCGGGGACCCCCACGGTCTGGGACCCCCGCAGCTCGGGACCCCCCACGGCCCGGGATCCCCCCCAGACTGGGCCCCCCCGGCTGggacccccacagcccaggaccccCCGGGCTGGGGACCCACCATGGCCTGGGACCCACCATGGAGCGGgacccccacagaccactccccCCCAAGGCTGGGAGCCCCACAGACTGGGGACCCTCTGCggtctgggacccccccacgATCTGGGACCCACCACGGCCTGGGACCGCTTCCCCCACGGACCAGAACCCCCACGGACTGGGATCCCCCATGGCCCGGCCCCCCTGGGGCTGGGAACAGCACGGACTGGGGATCCTCCATGGCCTGGGACTGCTCCCCCCACGGTCCGGGACCCACCAcagcccaggaccccccccactGTCCAGACCTCCCATGGCCTGGgatcccccctgcccccccccccccccccccagtctgggGTCCCCCACAGACCGGGATCCCCCTGGGCTGGGACCCCACAGACTGGGGACCCTCCAcagcccaggacccccaagaACCACTCGGCCCCACAGGGCTAGGACGTGCCGGACCCCAGCCGCCCCCGTACCAGAGCACCAGtggcccccccagggcccagcaCCAGCTCCGCACACAGACCGGCAGCGAATCCTTTATTGCAGCCACTGAACACACCGGGGACTGAGGGGCCCCCACCGTCACACCGGGGGCACCTGCGACCCCCCCTGTACACACCAGACACTGTGGACCCCACCAGTACCCGAGAGAGCACAGGGCCCCCACTGTACCCCCCCGGGAGGCACCCATGCCCCCCTCCCACGGACACCGGGGACTGGGGACCCCTCCCAGTACACACTGGGGACCACGGCCCCCCCACCGTTCCCACCGGAGGCGACCGACCCCTTCGCTGCACCCACCGGAgaccgcggccccgctcccggcacccccagccGCGACAGCCCCCCGGGGCAGGACCCCCAGGGGCCACCCCCAGCACGCGTCCCGCCCCACGGCTCCGGGGGGGCTCAGCCGCGCCCCGGCTACTTCCAGAAGAGCACGTTccagagcagcagccagcaggggTAGAGGAAGATGGCGACGAAGGGGAAGACGACGGAGCCGTAGAGGTAGTGGTCCAGCAGCCCCCCGGCCACGGCCTGCAGGAAGAGCTGCCAGCACTCCAGCACCGACACCGGGTACTCGATCAGCTCCTGGTACAGGAAGATGCCGAGCAGCAGTGTGACGGCCGGCGTGACCAGCACCAGCAGCGCCGCGTACAGGTACCTGCGGGCGACAGGCAGCGCTgcagcagcggggccccggcgtccccgggagccgAGGGGCCCGtccgccccgcgccgctcacCTGGGCCCCGTGGGCTGGACGGCGGCGGCGACGGGCACCATGGTGACGGCCAGCAGGAAGCCCAGGGAGAAGTTGACGAGGGCgatgcagcccagctgcatgGCCAGGTAGAGCAGCGACAGCAGCTTCAGCGTCATCCAGCCGCGGTCGCTCCCGGAGCCCGTCAGCACCCTGCGGGGCAGagacggggcggcggcgctggcgggggcTGCTCCCGCCCCGAGCCCACCACCCTCCTGCCCCCGGGAGAGCCCCGAGGGCCCCGCGGGCACCTGTGCGTGTTGTGCGGCAGGGCCAGGCCGGCCACGTAGATGGCGATGACCGTGAGCACCACGGCCTCCGCCTCGGACACGGGGAAGTGCTGCGTGGCCACGTGCTGGCCCAGCACCGGCAAGAAGTAGAGCGTGAGGCCGGTGGCGTGGCAGATGAGCAGGGGGGGCACCAGGGTGAGCAGTCCGGGCCGGGGCTCCTGCAGGGACGGGGCGGGAGCTGAGCGCGGAGACCGGGCAGGGAGGGAAAACAAGACCTAggtcctcttccccctccctgcgTCCGGCCAGAGCGAACCAGGCGCTCAAAGATCCTGCGCTACAGAAGCGGCAGAGGCTCGGGGACCCGCTGCCATCCGTCTGGAGACGGGGAGGGGATGCCTGGGGGGTCCCGCGGGGCCTCACCTCCACGGCGGCGTGGGCAGCTCCCTGGTCGCCGTCCCAGAGCCGCTCGGCGGGGCCGGCGTCGCATTTGCTCAGCTTCATCCACAGGTCCAGGGCGTGAGCGCGCGGTTAGGGAAGCGAGCGGCGTGGTCTCgcctcccggcgcggggcccccccaCACCTCCCCGCACCCCCTCGGGGGCCTGAaaccctccctgtcccccccagcgctgccctcgACATGAGGATTGGGGCGGGAAGGGCCCCATGGGGCCGTGCCTCCGGCGAGGGGGCTGCAGAGGGGCCGGGAGCACCCGCCGTGCCCCACCACAGCCCCAGACCCGGGACGAGACCCCCGCTCCAGAGCGCGGCCTGCCAGGAAGGATATcttgaggatgaggatgaggatgaggaagcCGAAGGCCGGCATGTAGACGCTGATGGAGACGAAGCGGGACAGCGAGGGCAGCAGGTAGAAGAAGTAGGACTGGTGCAGGCGCTCCAGCAGGTTGTTGAGTTTCCGGAACATCCCCTCCAGGGTCCTGCGGGGACCGGCCTCAGCGCCGGGCGGCAGCTCCGCCGGGACCCCACGGCCCTTCCCGCGGCGCCCCACGGAGCAGCCTTcccgcccggccggccccgggcccggcacTCACTTGCCCACGGTGCTCATGTCGTACTTGTACTGCCGGAAGCTGTTGATGCCGCGCAGGGTGATGGCCTCGATGTGGTAGCGCAGGAAGAGGCCGTGGTCGCCCTGGGGCCGCCCCGAGCCCTGCTTGAGCACCATGAGCAGCAGCGTCTGCAGGCTGTGGGCGTAGGCCGGCAGCGTGTCCCAGTCGGAGCGCTGCAGCTGCGGGGAGAGCCGCCGTCGGGAGCGGGACGGGGGCACCGGCCCCACACCCCACGGCGGCCCcatcccgggagccccggggcggccccgcggcctcaCCTTGCCCTGGATGGTGCAGAGGAGCCCGTTCTTCTGGCAGAAGGCGTGGAAGAGGTTGACGAGGTCCAGGTTGGGCAGCTGCCCGTTCAGCCCCTCCACGGCCACGTCGAAGCTGGTGACGACGTCGCTGCTGAGCTCCAGCGACACGGCCGCCTGGATggcccccgcccggcccagcGTCCCCGACGACTGCATCTCTGCGGGCACGGCGGGGCCTtagcgccggggggggcccgcgCAGCGCTGGGGAGAGCGGCTCCCGGCCCCGTCGCTCACCCGTGATGTTGACGTCGTGGTAGGCCTCCAGCCAGGCCTCCATGCCCAGCAGGTCGTGCTCGTTCACCAGGAAGATGATGTCCTTCGCCCAGTAGATCTGGCCTGAACGCAGAGGGGCGGCCGCGTCAGCCgggcccggtgccggtgccggttcCTGCTCCGCCGAAGCGGCGCGGAGGCCGGCGCGCGCTCGCTCACCTCGGAAGTAGGAGGCCAGGGCCAGCATGAGCCCCACggcctggtggttgtgctggccCTCGCTGCAGGGCACGCTGAGCACCAGCGACTCGGTGCtggccgcccgcggcgcccgcaGGATGCCGTACACGTTGGTGCCCTTCACCATCTGCGGAGGGGACGGCAGGGCTCGGTGCGCCGCGAGGGGACACGGAGGCGCCCGtccccctcgcccccccggcgccgctaCGCACGTATCTCTCGCGGGTCTCGTCCGGGAAGGGCAGCGTGCGGGCGAAGGGCTGCTTGTACACCTCCAGGCCCAGGTTCCACATGGTCTTCTCCAGCCAGGCCACCGGCATGCCGCTGCGGAGCAGGCGGACGGCGATGGGCCCCCTCTCCCGCCAGCCCCCGAACCTCGGCGGGGCCCCGAGgcgcctgccctgccccacggcgggcgcGGGACTCACCCCGCCTTCTTCTTGTGCCCGGCGAACTCGCGGGCGTAGGAGAGGGCCCGCTCGCCGTAGGCGAACTGCTCCTCCACCATGGTGGAGCCCATGGCGTTCTCCGACATGTAGGTGCGGGGGGCCAccggcggcagggccagggccaggaaCCAGCCCAGCCCGGCCACGTAGCTGAGGAggctgcgggggccgcgggcgcggggggggtggggggggggttgagtGTGGGGTCGGGCTggtgccccccccggacccccccccggcggccaCACTCACCACAGCGGCGTGTTGAGGCGCAGGATGAGCCGCGACAGCGCCCGCCGCCGGTACGGGTCCGAGAGCAgccccatggcggggggggcCGCTGTGGGGCAGGGTGTGCGTAACCCACGGGTGGCGGCAGCCACGGCGCCGCACCCCAtggcccccctgcagccccacaacccccctgtccccctgcggccccacagccccccatcCCCAGGCGCCCCACGTCTGCCGGCCCGGCCCCATAGGCACCCCAAGGCCCCATCACTGCCCCATAGGCACCccacagctcccagcctggccccacaggCACCCCAAGGCCCCATCACTGCCCCAcaggcaccccacagccccatcacTGCCCCATACGCACCCcatggctcccagccctgccccatatGCACCCTGCAGCTCCTCACCCAGCCCCATGcacaccccacagccccatcccgtccccatacgcaccccacagccccatcacTGCCCCATACGTGCCCCATGGCTCCTGGCCCATCCCCATACGCACCCCACAGCTCCCATACCATCCCCATatgcaccccacagccccatcacTGCCCCATACGCACCCCATGGCTCCCGTCCTGTCCCCATAGGCACCCTACAGCCCCATCACTGCCCCATACGCACCCCACAGCTCCCAGACCgtccccatggcaccccacagccccatcacTGCCCCATACACACCCCACAGCTCCCAGACCgtccccatggcaccccacagccccatcactgccccatacgcaccccacagctcccagaccgtccccatggcaccccacagccccatcactgccccatacgcaccccacagctcccagaccgtccccatggcaccccacagccccatcacTGCCCCATACGCACCCCATGGCTCCCGTCCTGTCCCCAtgggcaccccacagccccatcactgccccatacgcaccccacagctcccagccctgccccataggcaccccacagccccatcacTGCCCCATCCGCACCCCACAGCTCCCAGACCgtccccatggcaccccacaACCCCATCACTGCCCCATACCCACCCCACGGCTCCCAGACCGTCCCCAtgggcaccccacagccccaccaCTGCCCCATACGCACCCCACAGCTCCCAGACCgtccccatggcaccccacagccccatcactgccccatacgcaccccacagctcccagaccatccccatggcaccccacagccccatcactgccccatatgcaccccacagctcccagccctgccccataggcaccccacagccccatcactgccccatacgcaccccacagctcccagaccgtccccatggcaccccacaACCCCATCACTGCCCCATACCCACCCCACGGCTCCCGTCCTGTCCCCAtgggcaccccacagccccatcacTGCCCCATACGCACCCCACAGCTCCCGGCCCTGCCCCATACACACCCCACggccccatcccatccccatagacaccccacagcacccagccctgccccacacgcaCCCCACAGCCCCGTGCCTGCCCCACACGCACCCCACAGCCCTCCCCCCGGCCTGTACCTCCCCCCCGTGCCCCACTGCCCGCCCCCGctccacgcccccccccccccgtgccgcagccccccccggccccgctccccccgggccGCCGCTCGCTTCCCACCGCGCCGGCCAGGCCGCTCAATCACCCGCGGAGCGGGACAGGCCGCGCGATGGAGCCCAGAGACACCGATgggagccgcccgccgcggggcccgcgcATGCGCGTGGCGCGCAGTCCAagagcagggcgagcagcagccggggggggggggggcaatggcctccctcccccagccagGCCGTGCAAGGGGGGGGGAGCAACGGCCCCCCCCAGCCAGGCCGTGCAAGGGTGGGGGCGTTGCAATGGCTTGCAGA
This Dromaius novaehollandiae isolate bDroNov1 chromosome 2, bDroNov1.hap1, whole genome shotgun sequence DNA region includes the following protein-coding sequences:
- the GPAA1 gene encoding glycosylphosphatidylinositol anchor attachment 1 protein gives rise to the protein MGLLSDPYRRRALSRLILRLNTPLCLLSYVAGLGWFLALALPPVAPRTYMSENAMGSTMVEEQFAYGERALSYAREFAGHKKKAGGMPVAWLEKTMWNLGLEVYKQPFARTLPFPDETRERYMVKGTNVYGILRAPRAASTESLVLSVPCSEGQHNHQAVGLMLALASYFRGQIYWAKDIIFLVNEHDLLGMEAWLEAYHDVNITEMQSSGTLGRAGAIQAAVSLELSSDVVTSFDVAVEGLNGQLPNLDLVNLFHAFCQKNGLLCTIQGKLQRSDWDTLPAYAHSLQTLLLMVLKQGSGRPQGDHGLFLRYHIEAITLRGINSFRQYKYDMSTVGKTLEGMFRKLNNLLERLHQSYFFYLLPSLSRFVSISVYMPAFGFLILILILKALDLWMKLSKCDAGPAERLWDGDQGAAHAAVEEPRPGLLTLVPPLLICHATGLTLYFLPVLGQHVATQHFPVSEAEAVVLTVIAIYVAGLALPHNTHRVLTGSGSDRGWMTLKLLSLLYLAMQLGCIALVNFSLGFLLAVTMVPVAAAVQPTGPRYLYAALLVLVTPAVTLLLGIFLYQELIEYPVSVLECWQLFLQAVAGGLLDHYLYGSVVFPFVAIFLYPCWLLLWNVLFWK